In Bacteroides cellulosilyticus, the genomic stretch TAAGATTATCAACGTGCTTGGTTCAGACGGTAAATTGGCTGAATAATCCACGAATTTTAAAATTCTAAATAGGAAGGCTGCTCTTGAAAAAAGGGCAGCCTTTTTTTGATCAGTTCCTTTAGTAATCAAGTCTATTGGTCATTTCCGGGGCAAAGGCGCATCTCGGATCGGGATAATCCCAACACTCTTTGCCGTATGCCTTGATGATATCGCTCCAGCACCGGTTTCCGTATTTAAAGCAATCTTCAAAACAGATGCAAGTACGGCATCGGCTATGATTCCCGATATCGTTGCGGGAAAGGTTGCAGAGATGCAGCGTCTTCTCCGATTTCCAGATGTCTTTCAAGCCAGATTCCCTTGCATCCCCGATAATGAACCGGGAGTTCCAGTACAGTTGTTCGCAAATAGTGACCTTCCCGTCCGGGAGAATGAATAAATGGTTGTTGAGTGCAGAGCAGGTGGCACCGCTAAACTGCATGCTTCCTCCTTCGTCCGAGTAATACTGTTTCTTTATTGCACCTTGGTTCAGGATAATCCTGAAATGCGCATTGAGGGCGACCGATTCTTGTAAGAAGCGGAAAATATCGCTAATCTCCTGATGTGAAGGCTTTAGTTCGGCAAAGCTCCGGTAGTTTGTGGTGATAGAGTTACTGACCGGAGTGAGACGCCAGTCTTGCAGGTTCTTCAGGGTTGAGAGGAATTGAAACAGCTCACTAAGAATCTGGCGGTTACAATTATAGGTTGTCAGTACAGAAGACACTTGGTATGGCAAATCGCTTTGATCGAGCATCCGGAGTCCTTGCATCATCTGTTTGGCGTAGGATTTGCTGACGGATAAAGACTGATTTAATACCATGGCATCGATGGCATCTAATGACACCTGTATGATGTTCTTATACCCGGTTTGTTTCAGCTTTTGCAGACATTCGGCATTGAATGGCATTTTGGTGGATATGAATTCAGGTTCTATGCCACACTTCACCAGTTCCGTAAGGATGATGTCCCAGTCTTTGTGCAGAAATATTTCTCCGCCTATCAGATTGATTTGTTGCACGGGCAATGTTGCTGCTTCCCGTATCAATTCCAGAATACGGGAAGTTGTCAGCACGCTTTGCACTTGTGTGCGGGTGTCGGCATAGCAATACCGGCAGTGAGTCATGCAGCGGTTGGTCAGCATTAACGTCAGCGTCAACGGACCGGAATATAGCCGTCTGGTATATGTGTCGACTGTCGTACCCGTAGGATTGCAGGGAAATAGGTTTTTGTAGTGATATTCTGTTCCTGCTTTTTCAATAGGTATGATCAGTTGTCTGGGAAAACATATTTCCCGTCCGTTCCATGTGGTGAAGAACGCTTCCCGGTTCTCTATAAAAGGCAGCATCAGTTTTTCGGTTTTCAATACGTCGCAGTGAAAGAAGCGTGCCAGTAGTTGCCAGTTCTCAGCCAGACTCCGTTTGTGGGTAAAGAAACTGAGCATTGCCGCGTGGGCGGGATGGATAAAAGACATCCAGTCCGGCGAGGCAACTCCCCTGATGTTTGTTTTGGAAAACAGGATGAACCGATATATATCGTCCCTTAATCCATAATTGGGATTAAGCACATATACATCATTCACTTTTGATGTCTTTGTCACCGATGCTTTCATTGAAGACGGCACCTGTGAAGCAGCCCAGGCCACAATTTCCCTGAAGCTTTTCATCTATTCCACCTTGCAGGTCGAACAGTTCGTCCATGTTCAGCAACTCTTCCTGAGAGCAGTTTTCGTCCTTGCTTGCTCCGTGTTGCTGATCGTTGCTCTTTCCGGAATTTTTAGTTTTCATGATGTCAAATGTTTAGAGGTTACTATTAAGTTTGTTTCTCCGGCTGTTTCAACAGCCTGTATAGCGGGGTGAAGACGCGGCTGAGTATACTCCGGTCCGAAGTGATGATTTCGGCTTTGCCGGAGAGACCTATCTCATATTCTATCTCATCTTTGGTGGTCGTATTCAGTCCGTGGGGAAAATTGATTTCCACTGCGTAGTTTTTGCTGTAGGGCACATACGCTATTGAAGCTACTTCACCGGTGAGATACCCGTAAGTATGTGCCGGATATTTGCTTAACTCGATGTTCACTTTATCGCCGGGGGCTATTTCCGCCACATCTTCCTGTGAGAGTTTGATGCGTCCTATCGGTTGCCCCTTTTGTTCTGATATCACAGAACAAACCGTATCGCCTTCATTTATCACATTGCTTATCCCCCAGCTTTTTCCCAGTATCACCGTTCCGTTGCTGCTGCTTTTAATTAAGTATTTGGCTTCCCATATTTTCAGGCTGTTTATCATATTCTCGTATGCCAGTTCCAAGGCTCTCCGGTTCAGTGCTACTTCCTTTTTGTGTTCCATTCTCAGGTCGAATAGCTGCCGTCTGGTGTTCAGTATATTCATTTCATTCTTTTCCGGCTGCTTATTCAGCAATGCCAGTTCCTCTTTCAGGAATCCTTCCTTTTGCCGGAATATGTCAAATTCGTCATAAATCAGGCAGGTGCGCACGGCATTTGTGAACTGCCCGTAAGCACCGGTCATTTCTCCCATGATGAGGTCGAATGGAAAACTATTCAAATATTTTATGTCGTTGGTGCGGTAATATGTTTCCACGTCTCCCAGTACCCGGCAGAATCTTTTCACATCCTGCATGGAGGCTGTGTTGCGCAGAATGCCCAGTGTGTCGTTGAGTTTCACCTTTTGCCGGTCTTCTACGAAGAAACGGTCTATTATCCCCGATTGGTTTGCCGTTATCCATGCTGTCTTCGATAGGTCGTCGATGGCTATGCCTGTCCTCACAGTGTCCGGATACGAGAACAGGGCGGCGAAGGTTATCAATAGTACTATCAACCCGTAGATGATGTGGCTTCCCGTATGTATCAGCCAGTTGGGCATATCGCCCAGTATGTCGTTGTTCTCGCGGCTGTACAGTTCCACTTTGTCGGCCTCGTTGTTTTCCGGTTTATAGATTTCTTCCATGAGGTGTTTTTTTTGTTTGTATTAAGCATTCAGTTCCAGTTGGTTTTTCACCAATCCGTAGTAGTCTCCCTGACGGGATATCAGCGTTTCGTGGTTGCCCTGTTCGGTGATGTTTCCATCTTTCAGTACCACAATTTGGTCGGCATTCCTCACGGTGCTGAGGCGGTGGGCTACGATGACTACTGTGCGGTCTTTGAAGAACTGGTCCAGATTCCGTTGGATGGTTTTCTCATTATCCGTATCCAGTGCGTTGGTTGCCTCGTCAAAGAACAGGTAATCGGGGTTGCGGTAGATGGCTCTGGCTATCAGTATGCGTTGTTTCTGCCCCTGGCTCAATCCTTGTCCGGTGTTGCCTATGCGGGTGTTGTACTTCAAGGGCAGGCTTTCGATGAAACTGCGTATGTTGGCCATGTCTACGGCATAGATCAACTTCTTCTTGTCTACGATGTCATCTTCGGGGGCGATGTTGTTGGCTATGGTATCATTGAAGATGAAGCCCTCCTGCATTACTACTCCGCAATGCTTGCGCCATTGCTTGAAGCTGAGGTCTTGCAATGACTGTCCGCCTATGCTCACCTTTCCCTCTGTGGGCGGATAGAATCCCAGCATCAGCTTTATCAGGGTTGTTTTTCCGCTTCCGCTTAGCCCTACGATGGCGGTCGTCTTTCCTGCGGGGATATCCAGCGATATTCCTTTGATAATCTTCTTCGATTTCTCCGAGCCGTAGGTGAAGAATACATTCTGCAACTGTATGGGCTGGTTACCCATTACTTGTTCCGCATTTTCCTGACCATCTTCCTCTTCATTGGGTTTGCTGTGTATCTCACCCAGACGTTCCAGGCTGAGCTGTGCATCTTGTGCCTGCTGCATGAAGGATACGAATTGCTCTATCGGACCCTGCATCTGCCCGATGATGTATTGTATGGACAGCATGATACCCAGTGTGATGTCACCGTTCAGTACGGCAGTGGCAGATAGTACGGTGATAAGTATATTTTTCACTTCATTGATGAGCACGGCGCCCACTTGCTGCCATTGCCCCAGGTTGAGCGACTTGATATTGATTTGGAACAGGGAAGCCTGTATGTTCTCCCATTCCCATCTTTTCTGTTGTTCGCACCCCAGCAGCTTGATGTCCTGCATGCCGTATATCATCTGCATCAGGTTGTCCTGATTGACGGACATTTGCTCGAAGTTTTTCCGGTTGAGGTCGGCGCGCTTGCGCATGAACAGTTTCACCCAGCCGACGTAGAGGATGCTAAAGAGGAGAAAGAGGAAGAATATTTTCAGGTTGTACACGGCAAGCACTGCACCGAAGATGATGATGGTGATGGTGGCAAACAAGATGCTCAACACGGACTGGGTGAGGAACATTTCTATGCGTTTGTGGTCTTCGATGCGGCGGATCAGGTCGCCTGCCAGCTTACTGTCGAAGAAGCGCATGGGCAGGCGCATCAGCTTGACGAGAAAGTCCGATATCAGGGCTACATTGACGCGTGTACTGATGTGCAGCAGGATGCAGCGGCGGATAACTTCGATCAGCGTGCGGCTGAACACCAGCATGAGTTGTGCAGCCAGTATGAGTTGGATGAAGTTGAGGTTGCGGTGACCGATGCCTTGGTCTACGATGGTTTGCGTGAGGAAGGGGAAGGCGAGTTGCAATACACTGCCTGCCAGAAGGCCCACTATCAGTTGGACTATCATTTTACGGTAAGGATGTACGTAGCGCAGCAGATGCCACAGTGATATGCCTTCGTATTTGATGGGTGTTGTTTCGTAGAATTGCGGGGTGACATCAAGCAGCATGGCTATGCCTTTTTCTATGCCGCCTTGCGTGGTGCTGATCCAGCATTTCCTCAATTCCTCTTCTTCATATTTCAGCAAGCCGTAAGCCGGATCGGCAATATAGAAATAAGTTTTCCCTTTCTTTTGAACGATTTTGTAGAGCACCACGAAGTGTATCTGATTCCAATGCAGAATGCAAGGCAGCTTGGATTGTTGCTTCAGTTTTTCGAGGGTGGTGCGTATGCCTGTGGCACGCATACCTATGCTGGCGGCGGCTTCGCTGATGCCTTGCATATTGACTCCGGTGCGCTGTATGAACGATTGCTCGCGCAGTTGCTGCACGGAGAATTTCTTTCCGTGGTATCGGGCAATCATTCGCAGGCACGAGGGGCCGCAGTCCATACCGTCCAACTGTTTATAGAAGGGGAATTTCATAGTAGGCTGGTTTTATTGATTCTGAAATTGCTGGCAATTGTTGCAACACTTTCCACCCATCAAGGTGCAGAAATCTTTCTCTCCGTAGTAGTATGTCTGGTTATAGCAGTTATAGAGTATATCCAGCATCAAGTCTTTGCGCAGGAAGGTTAGGTACTCGAAGAGGGCGGATCGGGATAGATTCAACTTTTCTGCAAATTTCTCAGGGGTGCCTGTACGTCGATGTGCAATCAACGTATTCATATAAATGATTTTCTGTAGGTCGACGTTTTTCATAATCGGTGTGTTTTAGAGTTGTTATTAAGGGAAAAGGGAAAGAAAAAGGAGAGGCTGAATCTTAGCCTCTCCTTTTTGTGTTAAAGCTGGAATATACCTTGCAAGTAACCACCGTAATCGTTGCTGATTTCGATAGTGTAACTACCTTGAGGTAAGCTGTCGAGAGAAATAGAAACAAAAGATGTTTCGGGAGCTGTAAAATCACGTTGCCATACGGGCTGGCCGTTGGCGTTGACAATAGTGATGTTTACGTCATAGTTAGGGGAGGTGCATTTCAAAGTTAGCTGGTCACCGCCGATGGAGGCGGTGAAGGGGATGGGAGAGAGACTTCTTGTGTTTGACATCCATTGTCCTTCAAAAACGACTTCTGACTCAATATCGGAATTTCTGATTTCTGCCTGTATTGGCTGCATTGGCAAACTACCTATAATAAGGAGCATGCAGATTGATAAATAACATACATAGTTTCTCATAATTGTTGTCTTTTGATTTTCTGAAAACAAATTTAGCGGTTAATTATTGAATTGTTATGGACACAATATGGACATGTTGATCTTGATAACTCGCTAATAAATAGGAAAGTATGAAAAAACTTTTATTCGAATCTGGACATGCTATGATTTAATACTCCCATATCCAGATATCAATGAGTTGTGATTTGTCGAAGTTGTCTCCAAGTTCCTTTATAATCTGCTCTTTTATCCGTTGTTTCCGTTTAGAGACAGAGGCCGGAGAAATATTCAGTATCTCTGCCATGTTCGATACAGAAATGCGCAACTTAATAAGACAACATACTTGCAGGTCATTTTCGGTGAACGATGGGAATTGTTCTTTTAGACGGAGAGTGAAGTTGTTGTATAGCTTATTTATATTTTCTTCCACTTCCGCCCATTGAACGATTGTGAGTTGTTTGGGCGATTTTATGAGAGAATCCAACGGCTTTATATATGGAATTAGTAATTTGCACAAGAATTCTTCACGGTTACGCAAGCGTGAATTTTCTTCTGCCATAGCATCGAAAGATGTTAATTGCGTTTTGAATTTTCCTTGCATCTTTTGTGAATATTCCGCCATGTTCTGTTGTAATAGAATGGTTTCTTTTTGTAGATTCTCATTCTTTCTTTTGAGTTCATCCAATCCATTTTGTTGCTCCAACATTGTCTCATGCAATTCTTCGTTTGCAGCCAACTGCTCAGAGAGTTGCATTATATGTACTCTATTTTGCGCCATTTGCATTTCATTTTCATGTATTCGCAGGCTGTAGATGCGAAGCTGTTCTTCCTGCATCTGGATGGTACGTTCTTTTTGTATCAACTTACGCTGATAAAGGAAAATGAGGCATGCTATGACTATTACTATAAATAATAGAATATATAAGTTGTTCCGTATAATCCGTTCGTTTTCTATTTGCAATGTCTTTTTTTCGTTCAGTAGCTTTTCATGATCA encodes the following:
- a CDS encoding DUF3244 domain-containing protein is translated as MRNYVCYLSICMLLIIGSLPMQPIQAEIRNSDIESEVVFEGQWMSNTRSLSPIPFTASIGGDQLTLKCTSPNYDVNITIVNANGQPVWQRDFTAPETSFVSISLDSLPQGSYTIEISNDYGGYLQGIFQL
- a CDS encoding radical SAM protein, which translates into the protein MNDVYVLNPNYGLRDDIYRFILFSKTNIRGVASPDWMSFIHPAHAAMLSFFTHKRSLAENWQLLARFFHCDVLKTEKLMLPFIENREAFFTTWNGREICFPRQLIIPIEKAGTEYHYKNLFPCNPTGTTVDTYTRRLYSGPLTLTLMLTNRCMTHCRYCYADTRTQVQSVLTTSRILELIREAATLPVQQINLIGGEIFLHKDWDIILTELVKCGIEPEFISTKMPFNAECLQKLKQTGYKNIIQVSLDAIDAMVLNQSLSVSKSYAKQMMQGLRMLDQSDLPYQVSSVLTTYNCNRQILSELFQFLSTLKNLQDWRLTPVSNSITTNYRSFAELKPSHQEISDIFRFLQESVALNAHFRIILNQGAIKKQYYSDEGGSMQFSGATCSALNNHLFILPDGKVTICEQLYWNSRFIIGDARESGLKDIWKSEKTLHLCNLSRNDIGNHSRCRTCICFEDCFKYGNRCWSDIIKAYGKECWDYPDPRCAFAPEMTNRLDY
- a CDS encoding peptidase domain-containing ABC transporter; the encoded protein is MKFPFYKQLDGMDCGPSCLRMIARYHGKKFSVQQLREQSFIQRTGVNMQGISEAAASIGMRATGIRTTLEKLKQQSKLPCILHWNQIHFVVLYKIVQKKGKTYFYIADPAYGLLKYEEEELRKCWISTTQGGIEKGIAMLLDVTPQFYETTPIKYEGISLWHLLRYVHPYRKMIVQLIVGLLAGSVLQLAFPFLTQTIVDQGIGHRNLNFIQLILAAQLMLVFSRTLIEVIRRCILLHISTRVNVALISDFLVKLMRLPMRFFDSKLAGDLIRRIEDHKRIEMFLTQSVLSILFATITIIIFGAVLAVYNLKIFFLFLLFSILYVGWVKLFMRKRADLNRKNFEQMSVNQDNLMQMIYGMQDIKLLGCEQQKRWEWENIQASLFQINIKSLNLGQWQQVGAVLINEVKNILITVLSATAVLNGDITLGIMLSIQYIIGQMQGPIEQFVSFMQQAQDAQLSLERLGEIHSKPNEEEDGQENAEQVMGNQPIQLQNVFFTYGSEKSKKIIKGISLDIPAGKTTAIVGLSGSGKTTLIKLMLGFYPPTEGKVSIGGQSLQDLSFKQWRKHCGVVMQEGFIFNDTIANNIAPEDDIVDKKKLIYAVDMANIRSFIESLPLKYNTRIGNTGQGLSQGQKQRILIARAIYRNPDYLFFDEATNALDTDNEKTIQRNLDQFFKDRTVVIVAHRLSTVRNADQIVVLKDGNITEQGNHETLISRQGDYYGLVKNQLELNA
- a CDS encoding HlyD family efflux transporter periplasmic adaptor subunit; translated protein: MEEIYKPENNEADKVELYSRENNDILGDMPNWLIHTGSHIIYGLIVLLITFAALFSYPDTVRTGIAIDDLSKTAWITANQSGIIDRFFVEDRQKVKLNDTLGILRNTASMQDVKRFCRVLGDVETYYRTNDIKYLNSFPFDLIMGEMTGAYGQFTNAVRTCLIYDEFDIFRQKEGFLKEELALLNKQPEKNEMNILNTRRQLFDLRMEHKKEVALNRRALELAYENMINSLKIWEAKYLIKSSSNGTVILGKSWGISNVINEGDTVCSVISEQKGQPIGRIKLSQEDVAEIAPGDKVNIELSKYPAHTYGYLTGEVASIAYVPYSKNYAVEINFPHGLNTTTKDEIEYEIGLSGKAEIITSDRSILSRVFTPLYRLLKQPEKQT